In one window of Mesorhizobium sp. B2-1-1 DNA:
- a CDS encoding acetolactate synthase 3 large subunit, whose translation MTGAEMVVQALKDNGVKHVFGYPGGAVLPIYDEIFQQDDVEHILVRHEQGAGHAAEGYARSTGRAGVMLVTSGPGATNAVTPLQDALMDSIPLVCLTGQVPTSLIGSDAFQECDTVGITRPCTKHNWLVKDVNELAATIHEAFHVATTGRPGPVVVDIPKDVQFAKGFYVSPQTAPRTSYQPKVQGDLEKIKAAVELLAGARKPIIYSGGGVINSGPEASHLLRELVDLTGFPITSTLMGLGAYPASGKNWLGMLGMHGTYEANMAMHDCDVMVCIGARFDDRITGRLNAFSPNSKKIHIDIDPSSINKNVHTDVPIIGDVGRVLEDLVRLWRATAKADKKALYPWWEQIAKWRARDSLAYKMNNDVIMPQYAIQRLYALTKDMDTYITTEVGQHQMWAAQHYHFEKPNRWMTSGGLGTMGYGLPAALGVQIAHPNALVVDIAGDASVQMTMQEMSAAVQFDAPIKIFILNNQYMGMVRQWQQLLHGNRLSHSYTEAMPDFVKLAEAYGGHGIRCDKPDELDDAIKEMISVRKPVLFDCRVATLANCFPMIPSGKAHNEMLLPDEATDEAVANAIDAKGRELV comes from the coding sequence ATGACTGGCGCCGAAATGGTGGTGCAGGCGCTGAAGGACAATGGCGTCAAGCATGTCTTCGGTTATCCGGGCGGCGCGGTTCTCCCGATCTATGACGAGATATTCCAGCAGGACGACGTCGAGCACATCCTGGTGAGGCACGAGCAGGGCGCCGGCCACGCGGCCGAGGGCTATGCGCGCTCGACCGGCAGGGCAGGCGTCATGCTGGTGACATCGGGTCCGGGCGCGACCAACGCGGTGACGCCTTTGCAGGACGCGCTGATGGATTCGATCCCGCTGGTGTGCCTGACCGGGCAGGTGCCGACCTCGCTGATCGGTTCGGACGCTTTCCAGGAGTGCGACACGGTCGGCATCACGCGCCCCTGCACCAAGCACAATTGGCTGGTGAAGGACGTCAACGAACTTGCCGCAACCATCCATGAGGCCTTCCATGTCGCCACCACCGGCCGTCCCGGTCCTGTCGTGGTCGACATCCCGAAGGACGTGCAGTTCGCCAAGGGTTTTTACGTTTCTCCGCAAACCGCGCCACGCACCAGCTATCAGCCGAAGGTGCAGGGTGATCTGGAGAAGATCAAGGCGGCGGTCGAGCTTTTGGCCGGTGCCAGGAAACCGATCATCTACAGCGGCGGCGGCGTCATCAACTCCGGTCCGGAAGCGAGCCATCTGCTGCGCGAACTGGTCGACCTCACCGGTTTCCCGATCACCTCGACGCTGATGGGGCTCGGCGCCTATCCGGCATCTGGCAAGAACTGGCTCGGCATGCTCGGTATGCACGGCACCTACGAAGCCAACATGGCCATGCATGACTGCGACGTGATGGTCTGCATCGGTGCGCGCTTCGACGACCGCATCACCGGCCGGCTCAACGCGTTCTCGCCGAACTCGAAGAAGATCCATATCGACATCGATCCGTCCTCGATCAACAAGAACGTCCACACCGACGTGCCCATTATCGGCGATGTCGGCCGGGTTCTGGAGGATCTCGTGCGGCTGTGGCGGGCAACCGCCAAGGCCGACAAGAAGGCGCTCTATCCCTGGTGGGAGCAGATCGCCAAATGGCGCGCGCGCGATTCGCTCGCGTACAAGATGAACAACGACGTGATCATGCCGCAATATGCCATCCAGCGGCTCTATGCCCTGACCAAGGACATGGACACCTACATCACGACGGAGGTCGGCCAGCACCAGATGTGGGCGGCCCAGCACTACCATTTCGAGAAGCCGAACCGCTGGATGACGTCCGGGGGGCTCGGCACGATGGGTTACGGCTTGCCGGCGGCACTGGGCGTGCAGATCGCGCATCCGAACGCGCTGGTCGTCGATATCGCCGGCGACGCTTCGGTGCAGATGACGATGCAAGAGATGAGTGCCGCGGTGCAGTTCGACGCGCCGATCAAAATCTTCATTCTCAACAACCAGTATATGGGCATGGTGCGGCAATGGCAGCAGCTGCTGCACGGCAACCGGCTGTCGCATTCCTACACCGAAGCCATGCCTGATTTCGTCAAGCTGGCCGAAGCCTATGGCGGCCACGGTATTCGCTGCGACAAGCCGGACGAGCTGGACGATGCCATCAAGGAGATGATCTCGGTCAGAAAGCCGGTGCTGTTCGACTGCCGCGTGGCGACGCTCGCCAACTGCTTCCCGATGATCCCGTCGGGCAAGGCGCACAATGAGATGCTCTTGCCGGACGAGGCGACGGACGAAGCGGTGGCCAACGCCATCGACGCCAAGGGCAGGGAACTGGTTTAG
- a CDS encoding efflux RND transporter periplasmic adaptor subunit, which produces MRGKVILSLLAVACAGAAWLYLSPDALSRARQIIGVNQVASDKPAPDSQDPQAGGKQAAGGTGARSASIISATATTADFPVRRYAIGFVSSPAVVSINARVSSQIVSIDVKDGQMVKTGDLLFSLDDRALKAQLAKDQATLAKDQALLASSNSDLQRAKDLVAKQAGTQQTYDQAVAAQKAAAATVDADKATIDADNVQLGFARITAPISGRLGAVNVAVGDLVTTSNGSSSTSTPLVTITQMDPLQVNFNLPESNLALLHKALAKPQQGAVTLTQDGDPTPIGKGTLDFVDSSVDTASGTIATRASIPNADLSLWPGQYVNVVLDAGIMPQMTSVPTVAVQPSQKGPFVYVVKPDNTVEMRPVQVALTVGQSAAISDGLKSGEKVVIEGQTRLKNGAAVHEGKASAGSGDQAAPKIAQADKAGEAAQ; this is translated from the coding sequence ATGCGTGGAAAAGTCATTCTTTCATTGCTTGCGGTCGCCTGCGCAGGCGCGGCCTGGCTCTATCTGTCTCCCGATGCGCTGAGCAGGGCCCGGCAGATCATCGGTGTAAATCAGGTCGCGTCGGACAAGCCGGCGCCGGATAGCCAGGATCCGCAGGCAGGGGGCAAGCAGGCGGCTGGCGGCACTGGCGCCCGTTCGGCCTCGATCATCTCGGCCACGGCAACGACGGCCGATTTCCCGGTCCGGCGCTACGCCATCGGCTTCGTCTCCTCTCCCGCCGTGGTCAGCATCAACGCGCGCGTGTCCAGCCAGATCGTGTCGATCGACGTCAAGGACGGGCAGATGGTGAAAACCGGCGATCTCCTGTTTTCGCTGGATGACCGTGCCTTGAAGGCGCAGCTCGCCAAGGATCAGGCGACGCTCGCCAAGGATCAGGCGCTGCTTGCCAGTTCGAATTCCGATCTTCAGCGCGCCAAGGATCTTGTCGCCAAGCAGGCCGGTACGCAGCAGACCTACGACCAGGCCGTTGCCGCGCAGAAGGCGGCGGCAGCGACTGTCGATGCCGACAAGGCGACAATCGATGCAGACAATGTCCAGCTTGGCTTTGCCAGGATCACCGCGCCGATTTCCGGCAGGCTTGGCGCGGTCAACGTTGCCGTGGGCGATCTCGTGACCACGAGCAATGGCAGCAGCAGCACTTCGACCCCGCTCGTCACCATCACCCAGATGGATCCGCTGCAGGTGAACTTCAACCTGCCCGAAAGCAACCTTGCGCTGCTGCACAAGGCACTGGCAAAGCCACAGCAAGGGGCAGTGACCCTGACCCAGGACGGCGACCCGACACCCATTGGCAAGGGCACGCTCGATTTCGTCGATTCCAGCGTCGATACCGCTTCCGGCACCATCGCAACGCGAGCCAGCATACCCAACGCCGATCTGTCGCTGTGGCCGGGCCAATATGTGAATGTCGTGCTCGACGCGGGCATCATGCCGCAGATGACGTCCGTCCCCACGGTCGCGGTGCAGCCCAGCCAGAAGGGGCCGTTCGTCTATGTGGTCAAGCCTGACAACACAGTCGAAATGCGGCCGGTGCAAGTGGCGCTGACCGTGGGTCAGAGCGCCGCCATCAGCGATGGCCTGAAAAGCGGCGAGAAGGTTGTTATCGAAGGCCAGACGCGACTGAAGAACGGGGCTGCCGTGCACGAAGGCAAGGCATCCGCCGGATCCGGCGACCAGGCAGCACCCAAGATCGCGCAAGCGGACAAGGCCGGCGAGGCGGCCCAATGA
- a CDS encoding LysR family transcriptional regulator yields MPARTIPTLPPLDWLRSFEAAARLSNFTAAAAELGLTQAAVSQHIRLLEERLKTRLFSRLARGVALLPEGAAYLPHIQSAFATIGSSTAELFEPRAVETVTLRAPISFSLLVLVPKLPDLAKALPRIHLHLVTIHRPTDYDLPGSALDIRFGNGSFPGRIADRLTAERLVPVAAPALAGAADWISLPLLLVAGAREMWAEWFAAAGLAGHPRRSHRFDSFVAAMEAARAGAGVLLGSRPLIDAALESKALARLSDFELPSTSGHFLTKAPIARLTGAEQDFRQWLLSRLGEPSPT; encoded by the coding sequence ATGCCTGCGAGAACCATCCCCACCTTGCCCCCACTCGACTGGCTGCGCAGCTTCGAGGCAGCGGCGCGGCTTTCGAATTTTACGGCGGCGGCCGCCGAGCTCGGCCTGACCCAGGCGGCCGTCAGTCAGCATATCCGGTTGCTTGAGGAGCGGCTGAAGACGCGTCTGTTCTCACGGCTGGCGCGGGGCGTCGCACTGTTGCCGGAGGGTGCCGCCTACTTGCCCCACATCCAATCAGCCTTCGCCACCATCGGCAGCAGCACGGCGGAACTGTTCGAGCCCCGCGCCGTCGAGACCGTTACCTTGCGGGCGCCGATCTCCTTCTCTTTGCTGGTGCTCGTTCCGAAGCTGCCCGACCTTGCCAAGGCGCTGCCGCGCATCCACCTCCACCTGGTGACGATCCATCGCCCGACCGACTATGACCTGCCGGGTTCAGCGCTGGACATCCGTTTCGGCAACGGATCCTTTCCCGGACGCATAGCCGACAGGCTGACCGCCGAGCGGCTTGTGCCGGTGGCCGCCCCGGCCTTGGCCGGTGCCGCCGACTGGATATCCCTGCCGCTGCTCCTGGTCGCTGGTGCGCGCGAGATGTGGGCGGAATGGTTCGCCGCGGCGGGATTGGCCGGTCACCCCAGGCGCTCGCATCGCTTCGACAGCTTCGTGGCTGCGATGGAGGCTGCGCGAGCCGGCGCGGGCGTGCTTCTGGGCTCGCGGCCGCTGATTGACGCGGCACTCGAAAGCAAGGCCCTGGCCAGGCTTTCCGATTTCGAGCTCCCGAGCACATCGGGGCATTTTCTGACCAAGGCACCGATCGCGCGACTGACCGGTGCCGAGCAGGATTTCCGCCAATGGCTGCTGTCGCGCCTCGGCGAGCCATCTCCGACATGA
- a CDS encoding HD domain-containing protein encodes MNAHDLNAGNIVEFIADIFERRGAESYLGEPVTMSEHMLQGAWLAEQDGAPEELVAAALLHDIGHYTSEFGTYSPDDVEDKHHDEAGGEVLAPFFPPVIVECVRLHVSAKRYLCATDPTYFDKLSPASVHTLSLQGGPMSPDEVAGFRKNPFHEEAVRVRIWDEGGKVADMRTRTFRDYVPLLERVVARFAADQAA; translated from the coding sequence ATGAACGCACATGATCTGAACGCCGGCAACATCGTCGAATTCATCGCCGATATCTTCGAGCGCCGGGGAGCCGAATCCTATCTCGGCGAGCCGGTGACGATGTCCGAGCATATGCTGCAGGGCGCCTGGCTCGCAGAGCAGGATGGTGCGCCGGAAGAACTGGTGGCAGCAGCCCTGCTGCACGATATCGGCCACTACACCAGCGAGTTCGGTACCTATTCGCCCGATGACGTCGAGGACAAGCACCATGACGAGGCCGGCGGCGAGGTGCTGGCGCCGTTCTTCCCGCCGGTCATCGTCGAATGCGTCAGGCTGCATGTCTCGGCCAAGCGCTATCTCTGCGCCACCGACCCGACCTATTTCGACAAGCTGTCGCCGGCTTCGGTTCATACGCTGTCGTTGCAGGGCGGGCCGATGAGCCCGGACGAGGTGGCCGGGTTCCGCAAGAACCCGTTTCACGAAGAGGCGGTGCGCGTCCGCATCTGGGACGAGGGCGGCAAGGTCGCCGACATGAGGACGCGCACGTTTCGCGACTATGTGCCGTTGCTAGAACGCGTGGTGGCGCGGTTCGCGGCCGACCAGGCGGCGTAG
- a CDS encoding GNAT family N-acetyltransferase: protein MHSIEIRMLTQDARTQALLGDLLVETVAAGGSVSFMHPLAPETARRFWDTSLTAAARGERVVLGAWEADTLVGTVTLLLDCPPNQPHPAEIAKLMTRLDRRGKGVATRLMQAAEALAVERGRTLLVLDTATEEGASGLYERLGFTLTGEIPDYALKPHGGLTGTLIYWKRIGR, encoded by the coding sequence ATGCATTCCATCGAGATCAGAATGTTGACGCAGGACGCGCGGACACAGGCGTTGCTTGGCGATCTTCTGGTCGAAACGGTTGCCGCGGGCGGGTCGGTGAGCTTCATGCATCCGCTGGCGCCGGAAACCGCCCGCAGGTTCTGGGACACGTCGCTGACGGCGGCCGCAAGAGGTGAGCGGGTGGTGCTTGGCGCGTGGGAGGCAGACACGCTGGTCGGCACGGTCACGCTGCTGCTCGACTGTCCGCCCAACCAGCCGCACCCGGCCGAGATCGCCAAGCTGATGACGCGCCTCGATCGTCGAGGCAAAGGCGTGGCGACCCGCCTGATGCAAGCGGCCGAGGCCCTTGCGGTGGAGAGGGGCCGCACGCTTCTGGTTCTGGATACGGCGACCGAAGAGGGGGCGTCCGGGCTCTATGAGAGGCTGGGCTTCACGCTGACCGGGGAAATACCGGACTATGCATTGAAGCCCCATGGCGGGCTGACCGGCACGCTCATCTACTGGAAGCGCATCGGCCGGTGA
- the ilvN gene encoding acetolactate synthase small subunit, with protein sequence MNAQLQPTGSAYFIAKETEKPENHTLSVLVDNEPGVLARVIGLFSGRGYNIESLTVSETEHEKHLSRITIVTRGTPHVLEQIKHQLERIVPVHRVVDLTVRSQEFGQERPLERELALVKVAGTGEARVEALRLADAFRASVIDANTEHFIFEITGKGSKLDQFIAIMKPLGLVEICRTGVAAMNRGPQGM encoded by the coding sequence ATGAACGCACAGCTACAACCGACCGGCTCCGCCTATTTCATCGCCAAGGAAACGGAAAAGCCCGAGAACCACACGCTTTCCGTGCTGGTCGACAACGAGCCGGGCGTGCTTGCCCGGGTCATCGGCCTGTTTTCCGGGCGCGGCTACAACATCGAGAGCCTGACAGTCTCGGAAACCGAGCATGAGAAACATCTGTCGCGCATCACCATCGTGACGCGCGGCACGCCGCATGTGCTGGAGCAGATCAAGCACCAGCTCGAGCGCATCGTGCCGGTCCACCGCGTCGTCGACCTCACCGTGCGCTCGCAGGAGTTCGGCCAGGAGCGGCCGCTGGAGCGGGAACTGGCGCTGGTCAAGGTCGCCGGCACCGGCGAGGCCCGCGTCGAGGCGCTGCGCCTGGCGGATGCCTTCCGCGCCAGCGTCATCGACGCCAACACCGAGCATTTCATCTTCGAGATCACCGGCAAGGGCTCCAAGCTCGACCAGTTCATCGCCATCATGAAGCCACTCGGCCTGGTCGAAATCTGCCGCACCGGCGTGGCGGCGATGAACCGTGGCCCGCAGGGGATGTAG
- a CDS encoding LysE family translocator — MSLDAFLALLVYAFVTSITPGPNNLMLLASGVNFGLVRSVPHMFGISIGFLVLLLAVGLGLGAVLTAFPALHTALKIAGAAYLLYLAWKIAMSRSLSGKGETKARPMRFIEAAAFQWVNAKAWVMAITAMAVYSNPEHPFLSVALISVAFTIVNLPSVSVWAGFGTALRGFLSDPVRLKWFNIAMGVLLAATLWPMLR, encoded by the coding sequence ATGTCGCTCGACGCATTCCTCGCCTTGCTTGTCTACGCCTTCGTGACCTCGATCACGCCCGGGCCTAACAATCTGATGCTGCTCGCCTCAGGTGTGAATTTCGGCCTGGTGAGGAGCGTGCCGCATATGTTCGGCATCAGCATCGGGTTTCTTGTCTTGCTGCTGGCGGTCGGCCTTGGTCTTGGCGCCGTGCTGACGGCGTTCCCGGCGCTGCACACCGCGCTCAAGATCGCCGGCGCCGCCTATCTGCTCTACCTTGCCTGGAAAATCGCCATGTCACGCTCGCTCAGCGGCAAAGGCGAGACGAAGGCGCGGCCGATGCGTTTCATCGAGGCGGCGGCGTTCCAGTGGGTCAATGCCAAGGCCTGGGTGATGGCGATCACCGCCATGGCCGTCTACTCCAATCCGGAGCATCCGTTCCTGTCGGTGGCGCTGATCTCGGTGGCCTTCACCATCGTCAACCTGCCGAGCGTTTCAGTGTGGGCGGGATTCGGCACGGCGCTGCGCGGTTTCCTGTCCGATCCAGTGCGGCTGAAATGGTTCAACATCGCCATGGGCGTGTTGCTGGCCGCGACGCTTTGGCCGATGCTGCGGTGA
- a CDS encoding helix-turn-helix domain-containing protein codes for MDDIANDISSTIGRRIHAERTIRDWSLAELAERSGVSKAMLSTIERGMTSPTAALLVRIAAAFGMTLSTLIARAELQGGGLLRASDQPVWRDPDTGYVRRHLSPAGDMPLELIRVHLPAGAKVSLPAASYAFIKQQIWLISGRLEFIEGDLVHRLEPGDCLALGAPSDCTFHALEAGADYLVALVRA; via the coding sequence ATGGATGATATAGCGAACGACATCTCCTCGACAATCGGCAGGCGGATACACGCCGAGAGGACGATACGGGACTGGTCCCTGGCCGAACTCGCCGAGCGCTCCGGCGTCTCCAAAGCCATGCTGAGCACGATCGAGCGTGGCATGACCAGCCCGACGGCAGCGCTCCTGGTGCGGATCGCCGCCGCCTTCGGCATGACGCTGTCGACCCTTATCGCACGCGCGGAATTGCAGGGTGGCGGCTTGCTGCGGGCGAGCGACCAGCCCGTCTGGCGCGATCCCGATACCGGCTATGTCAGGCGGCATCTTTCGCCGGCCGGCGACATGCCGCTCGAACTGATCAGGGTTCATCTGCCGGCGGGCGCCAAGGTCAGTTTGCCCGCGGCGTCCTACGCCTTCATCAAACAGCAGATATGGCTGATCTCCGGACGGCTGGAATTCATCGAGGGCGATCTGGTGCACAGGCTCGAGCCCGGCGACTGTCTGGCGCTCGGCGCGCCGTCGGACTGCACCTTCCATGCGCTCGAGGCGGGCGCCGACTATCTCGTCGCGCTGGTCAGGGCCTGA
- a CDS encoding gamma-butyrobetaine dioxygenase, translating into MLTDALIGDAGRMIELGWKDGTRCRFHAMWLRDNALDDKTRSAGNGQRLITILDVPAETRIGAASIKGNAVEIRFVPEKKTVSFPEAWLRANAYDRAEAPQSGWTADAVQRWTRATMQNSVPRAGYPKASRSRSVLREWLLAVRAYGFAVMDGLPAESGALCKVSDLFGYIRETNYGRWFEVRAEVNPNNLAYTNLGLQAHTDNPYRDPVPTLQILSCIENTVEGGESSVVDGFAVAAALQAENPEGFRLLSSHPARFEYAGSSGVRLQAKRPMIELGPDGELICIRFNNRSLAPTIDVPFAEMDAYYAAYRRFAELIEDPAFEVTFKLEPGQAFIVDNTRVMHARKAFSGTGKRWLQGCYADKDGLLSTLAAIEHGFKEAAE; encoded by the coding sequence ATGTTGACCGATGCGCTGATAGGCGACGCAGGAAGAATGATCGAGCTGGGCTGGAAGGACGGGACACGCTGCCGATTCCACGCCATGTGGCTTCGCGACAACGCACTCGACGACAAGACACGCAGCGCCGGCAACGGCCAGCGACTGATCACCATCCTCGATGTTCCAGCCGAGACGCGGATCGGTGCCGCTTCGATCAAGGGCAATGCCGTGGAGATCAGATTCGTGCCCGAGAAGAAGACGGTCAGCTTTCCCGAGGCGTGGCTTCGAGCCAATGCCTATGATCGCGCCGAGGCCCCTCAGTCCGGATGGACCGCCGACGCGGTGCAGCGCTGGACAAGGGCCACGATGCAGAATTCGGTGCCGCGCGCCGGTTATCCGAAGGCAAGCCGCAGCCGCAGTGTGCTGCGGGAATGGCTCTTGGCGGTGAGGGCCTACGGTTTTGCAGTGATGGACGGACTGCCGGCCGAATCCGGCGCTCTGTGCAAGGTCTCCGACCTGTTCGGCTACATTAGGGAGACCAATTACGGGCGCTGGTTCGAAGTGCGCGCCGAGGTCAATCCGAACAATCTGGCCTACACCAATCTCGGCCTCCAGGCGCACACCGACAATCCTTATCGCGACCCGGTGCCGACGCTGCAGATCCTGTCCTGTATCGAGAACACGGTGGAGGGTGGTGAGTCCAGCGTGGTCGACGGGTTCGCCGTGGCGGCCGCCTTGCAGGCCGAGAATCCCGAAGGCTTCCGACTCCTGAGTTCGCATCCTGCCCGTTTCGAATATGCCGGATCGTCCGGCGTGCGGCTGCAGGCGAAGCGGCCTATGATCGAACTCGGGCCGGACGGCGAACTGATCTGCATCCGCTTCAACAACCGCTCGCTGGCGCCGACCATCGACGTGCCTTTCGCCGAGATGGATGCCTACTACGCCGCCTATCGCCGCTTTGCGGAGTTGATCGAGGATCCGGCTTTCGAAGTAACGTTCAAGCTTGAGCCGGGGCAGGCCTTCATCGTCGACAACACCCGCGTCATGCATGCGCGCAAGGCGTTTTCGGGAACCGGCAAACGCTGGCTGCAGGGCTGTTATGCCGACAAGGACGGCCTGCTGTCGACGTTGGCGGCGATCGAGCACGGTTTCAAGGAGGCGGCGGAATGA
- a CDS encoding NAD(P)/FAD-dependent oxidoreductase yields the protein MLDKAPNRKLSDLLERFGAALAAGDVDKAVECFQEDCYWRDLVTFTWNIKTMEGRDQVRDMLESQLSKTKPSHFAIARGEDATEANGVIDGWISFETDVARGFGHIRLKDGKIWTLLTTMVELKGHEEPAGFARPMGAKHGSGKNRPTWKEEREKEAAELGFKTQPYTVIIGGGQGGIALGARLRQLGVPTIIIEKNERAGDSWRKRYKSLCLHDPVWYDHLPYIDFPRNWPVFSPKDKIGDWLEMYTKVMELNYWSSTEAKSASYDEEKKEWTVVVHRDGKDITLKPKQLVLATGMSGRPNLPKFKGMENFKGDQHHSSKHPGPDQYAGKKVVVIGSNNSAHDICAALWEAGVDVTMVQRSTTHIVRSDTLMDIGLGALYSEQAVQNGMTTAKADLIFASLPYKILHEFQIPLYEKMKERDAAFYKGLEKAGFMLDWGDDGSGLFMKYLRRGSGYYIDIGASQLIIDGAIKLKSGVDVAEIKEHSVLLSDGTELPADVIVYATGYGSMNGWAAELISKEVADKVGKCWGLGSNTTKDPGPWEGEQRNMWKPTQQEALWFHGGNLHQSRHYSQFLSLQLKARQEGIATPVYGLQQVHHKG from the coding sequence ATGCTCGACAAGGCCCCGAACAGGAAGCTTTCCGACCTTCTCGAACGATTTGGCGCGGCCCTTGCCGCCGGCGACGTCGACAAGGCGGTCGAATGCTTCCAGGAAGATTGTTATTGGCGCGACCTCGTCACCTTCACCTGGAATATTAAGACCATGGAAGGCCGCGATCAGGTGCGTGACATGCTGGAAAGCCAGCTGTCGAAGACGAAGCCATCACATTTCGCCATCGCCAGGGGCGAGGACGCGACCGAGGCGAACGGGGTGATCGACGGCTGGATCAGCTTCGAGACGGATGTGGCGCGCGGCTTCGGCCATATCAGGTTGAAGGACGGCAAGATCTGGACGCTGCTGACCACGATGGTCGAGCTGAAAGGGCATGAAGAGCCGGCCGGCTTCGCCCGGCCGATGGGCGCCAAGCACGGCTCCGGCAAGAACCGCCCGACCTGGAAGGAAGAGCGCGAAAAGGAAGCGGCCGAGCTTGGCTTCAAGACGCAGCCCTATACGGTCATCATCGGCGGCGGCCAGGGCGGCATCGCGCTTGGCGCGCGGCTCCGCCAGCTCGGCGTGCCGACGATCATCATCGAGAAGAATGAACGTGCCGGCGACAGTTGGCGCAAGCGCTACAAGTCGCTCTGCCTGCACGACCCGGTCTGGTATGACCATTTGCCCTACATCGATTTTCCCCGGAACTGGCCGGTTTTCTCGCCCAAGGACAAGATCGGCGACTGGCTGGAAATGTACACCAAGGTGATGGAGCTGAATTACTGGTCCTCAACCGAGGCCAAGAGCGCTTCCTACGACGAGGAGAAGAAGGAATGGACAGTTGTCGTCCACCGCGACGGCAAGGACATCACGCTGAAGCCGAAGCAGCTGGTGTTGGCCACCGGCATGTCCGGCCGTCCCAATCTGCCGAAGTTCAAGGGCATGGAGAATTTCAAGGGCGATCAGCACCACTCCTCCAAGCACCCCGGCCCCGACCAATATGCCGGCAAGAAGGTTGTCGTCATCGGCTCGAACAATTCCGCGCACGACATTTGCGCAGCACTGTGGGAAGCCGGCGTCGACGTCACCATGGTGCAGCGATCGACCACCCACATCGTCAGATCCGACACGCTGATGGATATCGGGCTTGGCGCGCTCTACTCGGAGCAGGCGGTGCAGAACGGTATGACCACCGCCAAGGCCGACCTCATCTTCGCCTCCCTGCCCTACAAGATCCTGCACGAGTTCCAGATTCCGCTTTATGAGAAGATGAAGGAGCGCGACGCGGCGTTCTACAAGGGCCTGGAAAAGGCGGGGTTCATGCTCGACTGGGGCGACGACGGCTCCGGCCTGTTCATGAAATATCTCAGGCGTGGCTCCGGCTACTACATCGATATCGGCGCTTCGCAGCTGATCATCGATGGCGCCATCAAGCTCAAGAGCGGCGTCGATGTGGCCGAGATCAAAGAACATTCCGTCCTGCTCAGCGATGGCACCGAACTGCCGGCGGACGTCATCGTCTACGCCACCGGCTACGGCTCGATGAATGGCTGGGCGGCGGAGCTGATCTCAAAGGAGGTTGCCGACAAGGTCGGCAAATGCTGGGGGCTCGGCTCGAACACCACCAAGGATCCCGGCCCATGGGAAGGTGAGCAGCGCAACATGTGGAAGCCGACGCAGCAGGAGGCGCTCTGGTTCCATGGCGGTAACCTGCACCAGTCGCGCCATTATTCGCAGTTCCTGTCGCTGCAGTTGAAGGCCAGGCAGGAAGGCATTGCGACGCCCGTCTATGGGCTGCAGCAGGTTCACCACAAGGGATAA